In Spinacia oleracea cultivar Varoflay chromosome 5, BTI_SOV_V1, whole genome shotgun sequence, a single window of DNA contains:
- the LOC110789494 gene encoding histone deacetylase 15, protein MVSETVELVRSVNGKAKAIGQNGADRVADEELNGRHRNLEVASVCSRSDGKKKSNHRRELTMEDICNNLDDLEDDEDDLDWEPFLECLTFGRWSCTNCTMLNPDSIIFCETCKEHKESGILKHGFFGSPASQGAALTPVELEVIERYTESVPDVAAARCSTAIGFDERMLLHSEVEKKMYSHPERPDRLRAIAASLSTAGIFPGKCRPITAREITKEELLKVHSMEHVEAVELTEKMLSSYFTPDTYANEHSAEAARLAAGLCADLATEIYSGCAKNGFALIRPPGHHAGVHESMGFCLHNNAAVAALAAQVAGAKKVLIVDWDVHHGNGTQEIFDKNKSVLYISLHRHEGGNFYPGTGAAHEVGTMGAEGYCVNVPWSCGGVGDNDYIFAFEHVVLPIAQEFVPDFIIISAGFDAARGDPLGGCDVTPAGYACMTNMLNTLAGGKTLVILEGGYNLRSISSSATAVIKVLLGESPENQFSGVAPSAACMQAVLDVLKIQTNFWSSLNSNFMKLQSCWESYLVEKRRKKMKKRKLKVAEPPIFWKWGRKRFLYYLHLQRFRVKP, encoded by the exons ATGGTCTCGGAGACTGTTGAGTTGGTTCGTTCTGTGAATGGTAAGGCGAAAGCTATAGGTCAAAATGGAGCAGATAGAGTCGCAGATGAAGAACTTAATGGAAGACATAGAAATCTGGAGGTGGCGAGTGTCTGTTCTCGTTCTGATGGAAAG aaaaagTCAAATCACCGTAGGGAGTTGACTATGGAAGATATCTGTAACAATCTGGACGACTTggaagatgatgaagatgatCTTGATTGGGAGCCTTTTCTGGAGTGCCTGACATTTGGAAGGTGGTCTTGCACCAACTGCACAATGCTTAACCCTGACAGTATCATCTTTTGCGAG ACATGCAAGGAGCACAAGGAATCTGGAATCCTTAAGCATGGATTTTTCGGTTCACCTGCTTCACAAGGGGCTGCTCTTACTCCAGTTGAGTTAGAAGTAATAGAAAGATACACAG AATCAGTCCCTGATGTTGCAGCTGCTAGGTGCTCCACTGCAATAGGTTTTGATGAGAGAATGTTATTGCACTCAGAA GTTGAAAAGAAGATGTATAGTCATCCAGAAAGACCTGATCGTCTACGAGCAATTGCTGCTAGCCTGTCTACAGCAG GAATCTTTCCTGGAAAATGTCGTCCTATCACTGCAAGAGAAATAACTAAAGAAGAACTGTTGAAG GTACATTCTATGGAGCATGTTGAAGCTGTTGAACTCACTGAAAAAATGCTTTCTAG CTATTTTACTCCTGATACATATGCAAATGAGCATTCAGCGGAAGCTGCGAGGCTTGCAGCTGGTCTATGTGCGGATCTTGCTACCGAAATTTATTCTGGTTGTGCCAAAAATGGATTTGCCCTG ATTCGGCCTCCTGGTCATCATGCTGGTGTACATGAGTCCATGGGTTTCTGCCTTCACAATAATGCAGCAGTTGCTGCACTAGCTGCTCAAGTTGCTGGAGCCAAAAAGGTCTTGATTGTAGATTGG GACGTACACCATGGAAATGGTACACAAGAAATATTTGACAAGAACAAGTCG GTTTTGTATATTTCATTGCATAGACATGAGGGAGGCAACTTTTATCCTGGAACTGGGGCAGCTCATGAG GTTGGTACCATGGGTGCTGAAGGTTACTGTGTGAATGTTCCTTGGAGCTGTGGAGGAGTTGGTGACAACGATTACATTTTTGCATTTGAACATGTTGTGCTTCCAATAG CCCAGGAGTTCGTCcctgattttattattatatcagCTGGATTTGATGCAGCAAGAGGAGATCCACTTGGTGGTTGTGAT GTCACACCTGCTGGTTATGCTTGTATGACTAACATGTTGAATACCCTTGCTGGAGGAAAGACGCTTGTAATACTGGAAGGCGG CTATAATCTGCGATCAATATCATCATCTGCCACTGCTGTAATAAAG gttttGCTTGGTGAAAGCCCTGAGAACCAGTTTAGCGGTGTCGCACCTTCAGCAGCGTGCATGCAAGCTGTATTGGATGTTTTAAAAATTCAGACAAACTTTTGGTCAAGTCTTAATTCCAATTTCATGAAATTGCAGTCATGCTGGGAGTCATACTTGGTTGAAAAAAGAA ggaagaaaatgaaaaaaagaaaacTTAAAGTTGCGGAACCACCCATTTTCTGGAAATGGGGAAGAAAGAGGTTTCTGTATTATCTCCATTTACAGCGATTCCGTGTAAAGCCCTAG
- the LOC110789493 gene encoding uncharacterized protein, with amino-acid sequence MSRSPSFSLKSEPSPEVDNDSLHRWIVAFYVIRFDLEQGQVVEECFPPGCLSEDEELGTAFSSFPDSVSQNHNRSSIHDCIFFFRIRRRGFVDAANVLTSEIVEIERDTPQKSATNWQVLSKQSSDEGSRFLYGFVFNRQRHDERLKRGGEQKSVVILSHSPFSSVFRPLLQIMGPLFFDIGKKALEHVAAYVSLWPPPVPGKLMELPIGNATLKVNLPPVQSLPLDERMMLEESATLMVPLLATNQSIPLGLFHEADLFGIFRGILLQLWILWELVLVGEPILIIAPTPPQCCEAVAGLVSLVAPLLCSIDFRPYFTIHDPEFAQLNSLQDGGSFPPMILGVTNLFFLKALRKFPHIVSVGSPVANSSRANIASGSSSGRPTGRLEGLGVQQLSLRKFSPSSLLNAVKLRREGPLCLMTDHKEAVWTSYGATTKPDTSILNRLVDAGALTRVEESMSVVNNEILRRHFLELTTNFLSPFGPYFKINTPSEGTSPFVDPPPLPPFNAEEFLYTLAARGPGKFLSKRMRSNWLDLYRRFLKGENFMPWFTRRRAVAEQEQHRLWKQARLKTDIQQFLSKMAELEVVDSFNAIERHLLGELQKYGTSRQDSMKSCQKLQEDLQAVFNVLPKDMQQLLLMNPERAALVQGT; translated from the exons ATGAGCCGTTCCCCATCATTTTCATTAAAGTCGGAACCGAGTCCGGAGGTCGATAATGATTCGTTGCACCGATGGATTGTGGCCTTTTATGTTATTAGGTTTGATCTTGAGCAAGGTCAGGTGGTAGAGGAATGTTTCCCGCCAGGTTGTTTATCAGAAGATGAGGAACTTGGGACAGCTTTTAGTTCGTTCCCAGATTCTGTATCCCAGAACCATAATCGTTCCAGTATCCATGATTGCATATTCTTCTTTAGGATCCGAAGGCGTGGATTTGTTGATGCAGCCAATGTACTTACTTCTGAGATAGTTGAGATAGAGAGAGATACTCCTCAGAAGTCTGCCACAAATTGGCAGGTTTTGAGCAAACAATCTAGTGATGAAGGTTCACGGTTCTTGTACGGCTTTGTCTTCAATAGGCAAAGGCATGATGAGAGGCTTAAGCGAGGTGGGGAACAAAAGTCGGTGGTTATCTTGTCTCATAGTCCATTTTCTAGTGTGTTCAGGCCTTTGTTACAAATTATGGGTCCATTGTTCTTTGACATAGGAAAGAAAGCCCTTGAACATGTTGCTGCTTATGTGTCATTATGGCCGCCTCCTGTTCCAGGGAAGCTAATGGAACTTCCCATTGGTAATGCTACCCTGAAGGTGAACCTGCCTCCTGTTCAAAGTTTGCCTTTGGATGAGAGAATGATGCTTGAAGAGTCTGCCACTCTTATGGTTCCTTTGCTTGCAACAAATCAGTCAATCCCGTTAGGTCTATTCCATGAAGCAGACCTTTTTGGAATTTTTCGTGGAATTCTCTTGCAGCTTTGGATTCTGTGGGAGTTAGTACTTGTTGGCGAGCCCATCCTTATCATTGCCCCAACTCCTCCTCAGTGTTGTGAGGCTGTTGCAGGCCTTGTGAGTTTAGTTGCTCCACTACTTTGTAGTATTGACTTCAGGCCTTATTTCACCATTCACGATCCAGAATTTGCGCAGTTGAACTCACTTCAAGATGGTGGTTCTTTTCCTCCAATGATACTTGGTGTAACAAACCTCTTTTTCTTGAAAGCGTTGCGCAAATTTCCTCACATTGTGTCTGTTGGAAGTCCTGTTGCTAATTCAAGCCGTGCTAACATTGCTTCTGGGTCCTCTTCTGGTAGACCAACTGGTCGCTTAGAAGGATTGGGTGTTCAACAGCTCTCCTTGAGGAAATTTTCTCCCTCAAGCTTGTTAAATGCAGTCAAGTTAAGGAGGGAGGGTCCTCTTTGTCTGATGACAGATCACAAAGAAGCTGTTTGGACCAGTTATGGAGCAACTACCAAGCCTGATACATCTATCTTGAACAGGCTGGTTGATGCAGGGGCGTTAACAAGGGTTGAGGAATCTATGTCTGTTGTGAACAACGAGATTCTACGTCGCCATTTTTTGGAGCTGACCACCAACTTTTTGTCTCCTTTTGGCCCTTATTTCAAGATCAATACCCCGTCTGAAGGGACTTCACCATTTGTTGAtccaccacctcttcctccATTTAATGCAGAAGAATTCCTTTATACTTTAGCAGCAAGAGGTCCAGGGAAATTTTTATCAAAGAGGATGAGATCAAACTGGCTTGATTTATACAG GCGTTTTCTCAAGGGGGAGAATTTTATGCCATGGTTTACTAGAAGACGTGCAGTTGCTGAACAAGAGCAGCACAGGTTATGGAAACAAGCAAGACTGAAGACTGACATCCAACAGTTCTTATCTAAGATGGCTGAATTAGAAGTTGTGGACTCCTTCAATGCTATTGAAAGGCATCTTCTTGGGGAGCTGCAG AAATATGGAACAAGTCGACAGGACTCTATGAAAAGTTGCCAGAAGCTGCAGGAAGATCTGCAGGCAGTATTTAATGTTCTGCCAAAGGACATGCAACAGCTGCTACTTATGAATCCCGAGCGAGCAGCTCTTGTACAGGGAACTTAG